One part of the Musa acuminata AAA Group cultivar baxijiao chromosome BXJ1-5, Cavendish_Baxijiao_AAA, whole genome shotgun sequence genome encodes these proteins:
- the LOC135675163 gene encoding auxin efflux carrier component 5-like, with protein MIGGRDVIKVIEAMTPLYVAVGLGYGSVRWWHVFNREQCEAINRLVVYFTIPFFTFEFTSHIDPFTMNYRVIAADAISKLLTVGVLATWTWCSSSSKSSYSWAITIFSLSQLTNTLLVGAPLLDAMYGRWAQDIVVQLSVVQGIAWMALLLFALEMRKASGAAGFAPAAIVAGAGGQMVAPEPQQAMDVECNTDVAARPTLGSLMKTVWLKLALNPNIYASVLGVIWALIANRWHFEMPRIMEGSVLVMSKAGTGMSMFSMGLFMALQDKIVACGQKLSAFGMLLKFIAGPAVTTICAVAVGLRGDLLRVAIIQAALPQSISSFIFAREYGLHPDVLSTAVIFGTLVSLSVLIAYYEVLGLLS; from the exons ATGATAGGGGGGCGGGATGTGATTAAGGTGATCGAAGCAATGACACCGCTCTATGTCGCAGTCGGCCTCGGCTACGGCTCAGTGCGGTGGTGGCATGTCTTCAACCGCGAGCAGTGCGAGGCGATCAACCGCCTCGTCGTCTACTTCACCATCCCCTTCTTCACCTTTGAGTTCACCAGCCACATCGACCCTTTCACCATGAACTACCGCGTCATCGCCGCCGACGCCATCTCCAAGCTCCTCACCGTCGGCGTCCTGGCTACATGGACCTGGTGCAGCAGCAGCTCCAAAAGCAGCTACAGCTGGGCCATCACCATCTTCTCGCTCTCCCAGCTCACCAACACCTTGTTGGTGGGCGCGCCGCTGCTGGACGCCATGTACGGGAGATGGGCGCAGGACATTGTCGTGCAGCTCTCCGTGGTGCAGGGCATCGCGTGGATGGCGCTGCTCCTGTTCGCGCTCGAGATGAGGAAGGCAAGTGGTGCTGCCGGCTTTGCTCCGGCGGCTATCGTAGCCGGCGCTGGTGGCCAGATGGTGGCACCCGAACCGCAACAAGCAATGGACGTGGAGTGCAACACCGACGTCGCTGCACGTCCTACGTTAGGATCACTGATGAAGACGGTGTGGCTCAAGCTCGCTCTCAATCCCAACATATACGCCAGCGTTCTCGGCGTCATTTGGGCTCTCATAGCAAACAG GTGGCACTTCGAGATGCCGCGAATCATGGAGGGATCGGTGTTGGTGATGTCCAAGGCCGGGACAGGGATGTCCATGTTCAGCATGG GGTTGTTCATGGCTCTGCAAGACAAGATTGTCGCATGTGGGCAGAAGCTGAGCGCGTTCGGCATGCTTCTAAAGTTCATCGCAGGGCCGGCGGTTACGACGATCTGCGCCGTCGCCGTGGGACTTCGTGGTGACCTCCTGAGGGTGGCGATCATACAG GCTGCACTGCCTCAATCTATCTCCTCCTTCATCTTCGCAAGAGAATATGGATTGCATCCTGATGTGCTCAGCACCGC AGTCATTTTTGGAACGCTTGTCTCCTTGTCGGTGCTGATAGCATACTATGAAGTTCTTGGTTTACTGAGCTAG
- the LOC135675164 gene encoding probable auxin efflux carrier component 5a: MESFNPYVISQCHGHRLLHQEAETPTVRDEGKMIEGRDVLKVIEAMTPLYVALGLGYGSVRWWHVFTREQCEAINRVVVYFAIPFFTFEFTSHLDPFTMNYRVIAADAISKLLTVAVLAAWTWCSSSAKSSYSWAITIFSLSQLSNILVVGAPLLDAMYGRWAQDIIVQLSVVQIIAWMALLLFALETRKARGAASFAPATVVAGAGGQMVAPEPQQAMDVECNTDAAARPTLGSLMKTVWLKLALNPNIYASVLGVIWALVANRWHFEMPRIIEGSVLVMSKTGTGMSMFSMGMFMALQDKIVACGPKLSAFGMVLKFIAGPAATAISAVSVGLRGDLLRVAIIQAALPQSISSFIFAREYGLHPGVLSTAVIFGTLVSLPVLIAYYEVLGLLS, from the exons ATGGAATCTTTCAATCCCTATGTAATAAGCCAATGCCATGGCCATCGTCTGCTTCACCAAGAAGCAGAAACCCCTACTGTGAGGGACGAAGGAAAGATGATAGAGGGGCGGGATGTGTTAAAGGTGATTGAGGCAATGACGCCGCTCTATGTCGCACTCGGCCTCGGCTACGGCTCGGTGCGGTGGTGGCACGTCTTCACCCGCGAGCAGTGCGAAGCGATCAACCGCGTCGTCGTCTATTTTGCCATCCCCTTCTTCACCTTCGAGTTCACCAGCCACCTCGACCCTTTCACCATGAACTACCGCGTCATCGCCGCTGACGCCATCTCCAAGCTCCTCACCGTGGCAGTACTGGCTGCATGGACCTGGTGCAGCAGCAGCGCCAAGAGCAGCTACAGCTGGGCCATCACCATCTTCTCGCTCTCCCAGCTCAGCAACATCTTGGTGGTGGGCGCGCCGCTGCTGGACGCCATGTACGGGCGTTGGGCGCAGGACATCATCGTGCAGCTGTCCGTGGTGCAGATCATCGCGTGGATGGCGCTGCTCCTGTTCGCGCTCGAGACGAGGAAGGCAAGGGGTGCTGCGAGCTTTGCTCCGGCGACCGTCGTGGCCGGCGCTGGTGGCCAGATGGTGGCACCCGAACCGCAACAAGCAATGGACGTGGAGTGCAACACCGACGCCGCTGCACGTCCTACGTTAGGATCACTGATGAAGACGGTGTGGCTCAAGCTCGCTCTCAATCCCAACATATACGCCAGCGTTCTCGGCGTCATTTGGGCTCTCGTAGCAAACAG GTGGCACTTCGAGATGCCGCGAATCATCGAGGGATCGGTGTTGGTGATGTCCAAGACCGGGACAGGGATGTCCATGTTCAGCATGG GTATGTTCATGGCTCTGCAAGACAAGATTGTCGCATGTGGCCCGAAGCTGAGCGCGTTCGGCATGGTTCTAAAGTTCATCGCGGGGCCGGCGGCTACGGCGATCTCCGCCGTCTCCGTGGGACTTCGTGGTGATCTCCTGAGGGTGGCGATCATACAG GCTGCACTGCCTCAATCTATCTCCTCCTTCATCTTCGCAAGAGAGTATGGATTGCATCCTGGTGTGCTCAGCACCGC AGTCATTTTTGGAACGCTCGTCTCATTGCCGGTGCTGATAGCATACTATGAAGTTCTTGGTTTACTGAGCTAG
- the LOC135674557 gene encoding uncharacterized protein LOC135674557 isoform X2, translating into MEEELLKRHFIPHGWMMVLLPCSSKSNSSGSKHNCQDRLLGVARLLSKMTEPILRAATQISLLLAKSFFTGFCITILSLLARLRVLVQQMLLDVILIYNKVSSLSQERQSVKLFQDGIEAFREYYPSTERVLTLDCVWREDKFFLVEKTENRNIENRNEDLNAVPFTTSVQYETFELFDEATEHENICSPTMETDTHPRKDQPETVAIIGNTVNSEDARTLEAVKFASADAEEVLAAKVDTFLGATPREPQTKSRRNVAFVPVKRSNPSDTNTSGPSKKMKLDLVSSNSTEAEDPFLDLLFSGRVESSVL; encoded by the exons ATGGAAGAAGAGCTGCTCAAAAGGCATTTTATCCCACACG gttggatgatggttttgctGCCTTGCAGTTCTAAGTCAAATAGCTCTGGCTCAAAGCATAACTGTCAGGATCGACTATTAGGCGTTGCACGATTATTATCCAAG ATGACTGAACCAATACTCAGGGCAGCTAC TCAGATATCTTTATTGCTTGCTAAGTCCTTCTTCACAGGATTTTGCATCACTATACTCTCTTTGCTTGCCCGTCTCCGGGTTCTAGTTCAACAG ATGTTACTCGATGTCATTCTGATATATAATAAGGTTTCATCTCTTTCTCAAGAAAGGCAATCTGTAAAACTTTTTCAGGATGGAATAGAG GCTTTTAGGGAGTATTATCCCTCAACCGAGAGAGTTCTTACGTTAGATTGTGTCTGGAGAGAAGAtaaatttttcttggttgaaaagaCAGAAAATAGAAATATCGAGAACAGGAATGAAGATCTAAATGCTGTTCCCTTCACAACATCTGTCCAGTATGAAACCTTTGAACTTTTTGATGAAG CAACCGAGCATGAAAATATATGCTCCCCTACCATGGAAACTGACACCCATCCACGGAAAGACCAACCAGAGACGGTAGCCATCATAGGAAACACTGTGAATTCTGAAGATGCAAGGACTCTGGAAGCGGTAAAGTTCGCCTCGGCAGATGCTGAAGAAGTACTAGCTGCAAAAGTAGATACATTTCTCGGCGCTACACCCCGGGAACCTCAAACTAAATCCAGAAGAAATGTTGCATTTGTTCCAGTGAAAAGGTCAAACCCGTCCGACACAAACACAAGTGGGCCAAGCAAGAAGATGAAGTTGGACTTGGTTTCAAGCAATTCAACAGAAGCTGAAGATCCATTTTTGGATCTGCTATTTTCTGGAAGGGTGGAGAGTTCTGTTCTGTGA
- the LOC135674557 gene encoding uncharacterized protein LOC135674557 isoform X1, with protein MTNHEISKLEERLQHLLVQFQVEAGVLDRMVYKNKNQHRRSSYFQYLLKVRRDVKLLQSAGLGEILKVLFPIINGRRAAQKAFYPTRSKSNSSGSKHNCQDRLLGVARLLSKMTEPILRAATQISLLLAKSFFTGFCITILSLLARLRVLVQQMLLDVILIYNKVSSLSQERQSVKLFQDGIEAFREYYPSTERVLTLDCVWREDKFFLVEKTENRNIENRNEDLNAVPFTTSVQYETFELFDEATEHENICSPTMETDTHPRKDQPETVAIIGNTVNSEDARTLEAVKFASADAEEVLAAKVDTFLGATPREPQTKSRRNVAFVPVKRSNPSDTNTSGPSKKMKLDLVSSNSTEAEDPFLDLLFSGRVESSVL; from the exons ATGACGAATCACGAAATCTCAAAGCTTGAGGAGAGGCTTCAGCATCTTCTCGTCCAATTTCAAGTCGAGGCTGGGGTCCTTGATCGAATGGTCTATAAGAACAAGAATCAACATCGTCGCAGTTCCTACTTCCAGTACCTTTTGAAG GTGAGACGTGATGTGAAGCTTCTTCAGTCTGCTGGTCTGGGGGAGATCTTGAAAGTGCTCTTTCCCATCATCAATGGAAGAAGAGCTGCTCAAAAGGCATTTTATCCCACACG TTCTAAGTCAAATAGCTCTGGCTCAAAGCATAACTGTCAGGATCGACTATTAGGCGTTGCACGATTATTATCCAAG ATGACTGAACCAATACTCAGGGCAGCTAC TCAGATATCTTTATTGCTTGCTAAGTCCTTCTTCACAGGATTTTGCATCACTATACTCTCTTTGCTTGCCCGTCTCCGGGTTCTAGTTCAACAG ATGTTACTCGATGTCATTCTGATATATAATAAGGTTTCATCTCTTTCTCAAGAAAGGCAATCTGTAAAACTTTTTCAGGATGGAATAGAG GCTTTTAGGGAGTATTATCCCTCAACCGAGAGAGTTCTTACGTTAGATTGTGTCTGGAGAGAAGAtaaatttttcttggttgaaaagaCAGAAAATAGAAATATCGAGAACAGGAATGAAGATCTAAATGCTGTTCCCTTCACAACATCTGTCCAGTATGAAACCTTTGAACTTTTTGATGAAG CAACCGAGCATGAAAATATATGCTCCCCTACCATGGAAACTGACACCCATCCACGGAAAGACCAACCAGAGACGGTAGCCATCATAGGAAACACTGTGAATTCTGAAGATGCAAGGACTCTGGAAGCGGTAAAGTTCGCCTCGGCAGATGCTGAAGAAGTACTAGCTGCAAAAGTAGATACATTTCTCGGCGCTACACCCCGGGAACCTCAAACTAAATCCAGAAGAAATGTTGCATTTGTTCCAGTGAAAAGGTCAAACCCGTCCGACACAAACACAAGTGGGCCAAGCAAGAAGATGAAGTTGGACTTGGTTTCAAGCAATTCAACAGAAGCTGAAGATCCATTTTTGGATCTGCTATTTTCTGGAAGGGTGGAGAGTTCTGTTCTGTGA